CTGCCGATGCGCGGCTTCTCCTCGACCTGCACACCCTTGGCCTCCAGCGCCTGCGCGTAGATGGAGCCGAGCAGCACGCTCTCGTCGAAGTCGAACGACCCGATGACGGCCTTGCCGCCGCCGCCCGCCGGAGCCGAGCCGCTGGGCGCGGCGCTGGTCGTGTCGAGCGGGTTGCCCCCGCCCCCTCCGCCGCCACAGGCCGTCAGGGCCAGCGCCGCCGACAGGAGCACCGCGGCGGTGCCGAACTTACGTCTCATCACGACTTCCTCTCTTGCCACTTATCTCGTCTTCAATCGCCGGCTCACGCCCGGCGAGACCGTCACCCGCTGCGCCAGCGTGAACCCGAGCTGCACCACGAGCGCGAACAGCACAATCAATAGGGAACCGCCGACCACGCTCGCGTAATCCTTCGTGGCGAACCCGTCGATCACGAACCGGCCGAGCCCGCCCAGCCCGGTGTAGGCGGCGACGGTCGTCGTCGCGACCACCTGGATGGCCGACAGGCGCAGACCGAGCAGGATGAGGGGCAGCGCCACCGGCACGAGCACCCGCAGGAGCACCTGCCCGCCGCGCAGCCCCATCCCGTACGCGGCGTCGCGCAGTTCGGGGTCCACGCCCCTGATGCCCTCGAACGTGTTGACCAGGATCGGCGGCACGGACAGCAGCACCAGCGGGATGATGACCGGCCAGATCGAGGCGGTGCCCAGCAGCAGCACGAACATCACCAGCAGGCCGAGCGTGGGCAGCGCCCTGGACAGGTTGGCCGAGACGACCACGATGAGCCCGCCCCTGCCGGTGTGGCCGATGAGCAGCCCGAGCGGGAGCGCGATGAGCGTGGCCAGCAGCAGGGCCAGCGCCGAGAACTCCAGGTGCTCCAGCAGCCGCATGGGGATGCCGCCGGGCCCCGACCAGTTGGCCGGGTCGCCGAAGAAGTCGCTGAGCCAGGTCACGAGGTCCTCCTCGCCCGTACCCACGGGGTGAGCAGCCGCTGGGCGAGGACCAGCAGCCCGTCGGCGACCAGCGCCAGCGCCACGATCAGCACGATGCCGACCACGACGGGCGGCATGAACGGGTTCTGGTAGGCCCGGGTGAACAGCATGCCGAGCCCGCCCTGGCCGATCAGCGCGCCGACGCTGACCAGGCTGATGCTGGAGACGGCGACCACGCGCAGCCCGGCCAGCACCACGGGCGTGGCGATGGGCAGCTCGACCTGCACCAGGCGGCGCAGCGGCGTGAAGCCCATGGCCACGGCCGACTGGCGCACGTGGTCGGGCACCGAGCCGAGTCCGTCGACCACGGCCGGGATGAGCACGGCCATCGCGTAGAACGTCAGCGGGATGATCACCGTGGTCTTCGACAGGCCGGTGACCGAGATCAGCAGCATGAAGATGGGCAGCGACGGCAGGGCGTAGATGATGTTGAAGATGCCGGCCGTCGGCTGGTAGAGCCAGCGCCAGCGCACGCTGGCCAGGCCCAGCGGCAGGGCGAGCAGCAGCCCGGCGACGATCGGCACCAGCGACATGACGAGGTGGTCGCCGAGCAGGTCCTTGACGCTGCCGACCCGGCCGGTGTCCCAGTTGCGGGCGATCCACTCCCAGATCGTGGGGGGTCCGTCATTCATGGGGCCGCTCCGGGCTGGCGTGCGGCCCGCCGTCCGCGAGCGTCGCGGCCAGCGCCGCGTCGAGGTCCTCCCGCGTGGCCACGCCCAGCGCCCTGCCGTCCTCGTCCACCGCGACCGCGCAGCCCGACGGCGACAGCAGCGTGGCGTCGAGGGCCGCGCGCATGGAGTCGTGCCCCGGCCGGAACGTCCCGAACGGCTGCGGCTCACCCCGGCCGTCGCCGGGCACCCAGCCGACCGGCCGCCCGTCGGCGGTCACGACGAGCAGCCAGGGCTCGCTCCGGCCGCCCTCGTACCCCTCGGGCACGGTCAGGTCGGTGCGCAGCCGCAGCCCGTCGGTGGAGACGAACTGCAGGCGGCGGATGCCCCGGTCGTGGCCGAGGAACTCGCGGACGAAGTCGTCGACCGGCTCGGCCAGCAGTGTCTTGGGGTCGGCGAGCTGCGCCAGCCTGCCGCCGACGCGCAGCACGGCAACCCGGTCGCCCAGCTTGATCGCCTCGTCGATGTCGTGGGTGACGAACACGATGGTCTTGTGCAGCTCCGCCTGGAGCCTGAGCAGCTCGTCCTGCAGGCTCGTCCGGACGATCGGGTCGACGGCGCTGAACGGCTCGTCCATGAGCAGCACGGGCGGGTCCGCGGCCAGCGCCCTGGCCACGCCGACGCGCTGCTGCTGCCCGCCGGAGAGCTGGAACGGGTAGCGCTCCGCCATGGCGGAGTCCAGCCCGACGCGTTCGAGCAGCTCCATGGCCCGGTCATGGGCCTTGCGCCGGTCCCAGCCGAGCAGCCGCGGGACGGTGGCGATGTTGTCCACGATCTTCCTGTGCGGGAACAGCCCGGCCTGCTGGATGACGTACCCGATGCCGCGCCGCAACGTCGGCGGGTCGATCTCGCGCACGGGCTTGCCGTCGAGCAGGATGTCGCCCTCCGTGGCGTCGATCATCCGGTTGATCATCCGGAGGGACGTGGTCTTGCCGCACCCCGACGGACCGACGAACACCGTGATCTCACCCGTGGGCGCGTCGAGCGAGAGCTCGTCCACGGCGACGGTGCCGTCCGGATAGCGTTTGGTGACAGCATCGAATGTGATCACGCGCGACCTCTCGCTTACGGGCAGGGGTCGCGGCCCCTTGCCACGACCGCCGCATGATCTCCTGGACGACCACAGTACGGCCGCGCTGAGCGCCGTGTCGCCGTCCCCCCAGGGTTAAACGCTTCACAAGACCGGCCCGATGATCGGGCGAAATCAGATCAAATCCGGATGTCGTGATGCGGCGAGCTGTCCGAGTTGGCATGATTGCCTCACCAGCAGTCAGACACTCCAGTCCCCCGCGCCCCACCAGCACCACCGCCTGCCCCCCGGCACCACTTCCAGCAAGAGGAACGGCCCCGTGACACAGCCGCTCACCGGTGAGCGCTCGCGCGCCGAATCGCTCGCAGAGCTCTACGACCGTCACGCCGCCGGGCTGTTCGCGTACAGCGCTGACCAGCTCGGCGATCTCGGCTCCGCGACGGACGTGCTGGCGACCGTCCTCACCGGCGCCGCCGCGTCGGCCCCGCCACGTGCCGCGCTGTACGGCTACGCCCGCCGCGAGATCCGCCGGCGCGACGTCGTCTACGCGCCTCCCGCCGCCGACCCGCTGACCGACCCCGCGTCCGCGCTGGTGGAGCGGGCCCTGCGCGAGCTGCGCCCGCACCAGCGTGAGGTCCTGGTGCTGTCGGAGGTGTGCGGGCTCGACCGCGCCGAGCTGGCCTGGGCGCTCGACGTGGCGCCCGACACGGCGCAGGAACTGCTGATGAACGCCGCGCACCGCTACCGGCGGCTGCTCGCGGCGGCCCTGTCGGCCACCGTGGGGCGGGCGCCCCGGCCGGTGGCCGACGTCTACGGGGCGCTGCAGGTCGCGCCGCTGCGCGACGTGCTCGGCCGCCTGCCGTGGCCCACGCCGCCCGCCGCGCTGCGCGTCCGCTTCGCCGGATCCCGTACGGCCGGCGCCGCGCCGCTGTTCGTCAGGCCGCGCTGGCCGGTGCCGCCGGAGTGGCCGTTGCCGCTGAACGACGTGCGTGACCCGGCGACGACCACGGGCGTCTTCCCGGCCGAGCTGCTGGCGCCGCCCGCGCCGGGTCACCGGGCGGCCCACGAGGCGACCACGGCGCCGATGCCCAAGGTCCGCGATCCGCTGGCCCCCACCGACACCGGCCGGCCGGGTGGCCGTGCCGCCGGGGGTGGCACGTGGTCGTGGCAGGAGTTCTCCACCGGCGCCTGGCAGCCGTTCCCCGCCACCACGCCGGGTCCGCACACCGCGCCGGGCGGCCCCTCGGCCAGGCCGGGCGGCCTCTTCTCCGCTCCAGGCGACCCGCCGGCCCCCGTCGAGCCGGGTGAGCAGCCGTTCTACCTGCCGCGGTCCGTTCCGGCCGACGTCCTGGACGACGAGCCGGAGACGCAGGAACTGCCCGCCATCACCGACGCGCCGTCCCCCGGACACTCCGGCTCGGTGGCGCACCGGCTCGGGAGCCTGTTCACGCCGCGGGAGCAGGCGGCGTCCCGGCAGCGGGCCGCCGAGCCGGTCTACCGGATGCCGTCCACGCCGGCCCCCACCGCGCCGCAGCACCGCACGTCATCGCGGGACTTCGCGGCGGCGCGGGACCTCGTGAGGCCGCAGGACCTCCCGGTGTCGCGGAGCCTCGCGCCGTCGCGATACTTCTCGCCGTCGCCTGACGGCTCGGTCCCGTCGGAGGCCGCGTCCGGCGGGAAGGCGGAGCGGCGTTCCGCCATGTCACGTCTCATGGACTCCCGTACCACCCGGCGCCGCGCCGCCGAGCCCGCATCGGACCTCGACGGGTCAGGCCGGGACGGATCGGCTGCCCGTGTCCGCCCGGACTCCCGGCTCCCCTTCGCCGCCCCGGCCGGCGGCCCGGACTCTCAGCTCCCCGGCGCCGCCCCGGCCGGCCGGTCGGCGAGCAGCGCCGCCGGCGGGCAGGCGGGCGGCGCCGAGCGGGGTGGTCACGCGACCGGGGTCGCCGAGGCGGACGCGTCGAAGGCCGGGGCCGACGGACGCGAGGCCGAGGCGGACGCGCGGAAAGCCGAGGCGGACGCGCGCAAGGCCGAGGCGGACGCGAGGAAGGCCGCGGCGGCTGACCGCTGGGCCGGCGCCTTCGAGGCGCCCGCACGCCGGAGCGCGGCCAGGTCGGCCACGAAACAGTCCGCCAAGCAGTCGTCCAAGCAGGCCGTGAAGCCCGCCCGGCCGGCGCGCAAGGGCGGCGCGGCGCCCCGGGGCAGGAAGCCGCGCAAGGACAGGCACCACGACTGGGCCTGGGAGGCGATCGGGTTCCTGGTCTGCGTGGCCATCGCGATGGTGGTGTTCTTCGCGATGCCGACGGTCTTCGGCTTCTGACGGGCGGCGGAGCGGCGTCACCCGGCCGAGAGCACGAGGCCGCTGGTCGGCACGCCCGTACCCGCGGTGACCAGGACGTTCCGCACGCCGGGGACCTGGTTGACCGAGGTGCCCCGGACCTGGCGGACGGCTTCGGCGATGCCGTTCATGCCGTGGATGTACGCCTCGCCGAGCTGCCCGCCGTTCGGGTTGACCGGGAGGCGCCCGCCCAGCTCGATGCCGCCGTCGCGGACGAACCCCGCCGCCTCCCCCCGCCCGCAGAACCCCAGCTCCTCCAGCTGCGCCAGCACGAACGGGGTGAAGTGGTCGTACAGGATGGCCGTCTGGACGTCACCGGGCCCGAGCCCCGACAGCTCCCACAGCCGCCTGCCCACCACGGACATCTCCGGCAGCCCGCTCATGTCGTCGCGGTAGTAGCTGGTCATCATCATCTGCCCCTCCCCCGCCCCCTGCGCCGCGGCCTTGATCACGGCCGGTGACCTGCGCAGGTCCCTGGCCCGCTCGGCGGAGGTGACGACGAGGGCCACGGCCCCGTCGCTCTCCTGGCAGCAGTCGTACAGGTGCAGCGGCTCCACGATCCATCGGGACGCCTGGTGCTCCTCCAGGGTGAGGGGCCGCCGGTGGAACCAGGCTGCCGGGTTGGTGGCGGCGTGCCGGCGCATGGCAACGGCGACCCGGCCGAAGTCCTCCGACGTCACGCCGTAGGCGTGCATGTAGCGCCGGGCGAACATGGCGACCCAGCCGGCGGGCGTCATCAGCCCGAACGGCACGTGCCAGCTCATCTCCAGCCCCTGCGACGTCGGCTGGCCGCCGAGCCGGGCGTCGGGCTGGCCGAACCTCCGGCCGGAGCGCTCGTTGAAGGCCCGGTAGCAGACGACCGTGCGCGCCGTCCCGGTGGCCACGGCCATGGCCGCGTGCGCCACGGTGCCGCAGGCGGCGCCGCCGCCGTACTCGACCCGGGAGAAGAAGGTCAGCTCGCCGGCCCCGATCTCCCTGGCCACGGCGATCTCCTGGTTGGTGTCCTGGGTGAAGGTCACCATGCCGTCGACCTCGGCCGGGTCGAGCCCGGCGTCGTCGAGCGCGGCGAACACGGCCTCGGCGGCCAGGCGCAGCTCGGACCGGCCGGAGTCCTTGCTGAACTCGGTGGCGCCGATGCCGGCGATCGCGGCCTGCGACTTCAACACGCGGGTGCTCCTCTTGTCGTGCGGATGGCCGGTCCCCCGTACCGCTACGGGAAGGTGAAGGTGACGACGGCGGTGGCGTGGTCGCCGAGGCTGACCCTGCCGCGCACCTCGGCCGTGACGTCCGGCCCCTCGCGGGCGACGACGGTGCCGGTGAGGCTGAGCCGGTCGCCCGCGTACGCCGGGACGCCCAGCCTGACGTCGATGCGGCGGATGATCGCCTCCGGGCCCGTCCAGTCGGTGACGTAGCGTTCGACGAGGCCCATCGTGGTCAGGATGTTGAGGAAGATGTCCTTCGAGCCCTGGGCGCGGGCGCCTTCGACGTCGTGGTGCACCGGGGTGAAGTCCATCGTGGCCAGGGCGGTCGAGACGACCAGCGTGGGCGTGAGGTCGATCGTCAGCTCAGGGAGCACAGCCCCGGCCGCGACGTCGTCCCCCGTCGGTGTCCGCATCACGACTCCCGGGGTGCCCACAGGGGCAGGGTCAGTTCGTCGTCCATCGCCCGATAGGTCACGCGCACCGCCATGCCGATGCGCACCTCTCCGGGCGGGCAGTCCACGACGTTGCCCACGATCCGCACCCCTTCCGGCAGTTCCACCACGGCCACCGCGAACGGCGTCGGCCGTCCCGGGACCGGCGGGTGGTGGTGGACGACGTAGCTGTAGACGGTGCCGTCTCCGGCGGCCGTGACGTACGAGCGGTCGGCCGAGCGGCAGTGCGGGCAGATCGGTCCGGGCGGGTGCCGCAGCCGGCCGCAGCCGGCGCAGCTCTGGATGCGCAGCTCGCCGCGCCGCACGCCCTCCCAGAAGAACGCGGTGTCCCCGTTGACGGCCGGTCTGAGCGGGTACGGCTCGCGCCGCTCGGCCGGGGCCGCCGCGGCTCGGGTCCTGGGGCGGAACTTGAGCACCCGGAACATCATCTCGGCCACCGGCTCGTCGCCGTCGGCGTACCAGGTGACGTTCCAGGTGGCGAAGTACCCCTCGCCCAGGGCGGTCCGCTTGGGCCCGGCCAGCCCGGCGAAGCGGGTGGCCGGGGTGAGCCGCTCGCCGAGGCGGGCGTAGCGGTGGTAGGTCTGCTCGCAGTTGGTGGCCACGACGCCCGTGTAGCCGCGTGCCTCCAGCGCGGTGAGCACGTCGTCCACCGGCGTGCCGTCCTTGCCGCCGCGTGGCCGGACGCCCTGCATGGTCCACACCTGGGCCATGGCGGGCGGGGCGACGCCCCGGTCGAGGTAGGCCGGGTTGGCGTCGCCCATGGCGTCCAGCCAGTGCCTGATCATGGGGGCGTTGACCGGATCGGCGGCGGGCGTCCCGCGCACCTCGCCGAGCGCGGCCTGCTTGTCCGCCAGCTCGCGCAGCTCCTCGTCCGCGCTCTCCGCAGCGCTCTTCGCAGCGCTCTTCGCAGCGCTCTTCGCAGCGCTCTTCGCAGCGCTCTCCGCGGCGCTCTCGCCCGCGTTCGTTCCCGTGCCGGTCATCGCGGCGGCCTCGGCAGGCCCAGGCCCAGCATCGCGATCAGCTCGCGCTGCACCTCGTTCACGCCGCCGCCGAACGTCAGCACGACCCCGCCCTTGACCCCGTGGTCGAACCGTTCGAGCAGCTCGGCCGTCTCGGGGTCGGACGGGTCGCCGTAGCGGGCCAGGATGTCGCCGACGAGCCGGCCGATCTCCTGGGTCCGCTCCGAGCCGTAGATCTTGGTGGCCGACGCGTCGGGCGCGCCCAGCCAGCCGAGGTCCATGTTCGCGGCGACCTGCCAGTTGAGCAGCTCGTTGGTGCGGAAGTAGGCGCGGACCCGGCCGAGCGCCCGCCGCACGTCGGGCTCGTCCGCCGTCCCGGTGCGGCGCGCCCAGGCGAGGAAGCGGTCGTAGGTCTGACCGAGGTTCCCCGCGGGGCCGAGCGTGACGCGTTCGTGGTTGAGCTGGTTGACGATCAGGTCCCAGCCCTTGTCCACCTCGCCCACGACCATGTCCACCGGGACGCGGACGTCGCTGTAGTAGGTGGCGTTGGTGTGGTGGCGGCCGTCCATGGTGACGATCGGCGTCCAGGAGAAGCCGGGGTCGTCGGTGGAGGCGATCATCATGGTGATGCCCTTGTGCTTCTTCGCGCCCGGGTCGGTGCGGGCGGCGAGCCAGATGTACTGGGCGTAGTGCGCGCCGCTGGTGAAGATCTTCTGGCCGTTGACGACGTAGTGGTCGCCGTCGAGCACCGCGGTCGTGCGCAGCGCGGCCAGGTCGGTGCCCGCCTCGGGTTCGCTGTAGCCGATCGCGAAGTGGCACTCGCCGGCCAGGATGCGCGGCAGGAAGGTCTCCTTCTGCTCCTTCGTGCCGTACTGCATGAGCGTGGGGCCGACGGTCTGGAGGGTGATGAGCGGGTACGGGACGTTCGCCCGGGCGATCTCGTTGGCGAAGATCTGCTGCTCCAGGGGGCCGTAGCCGGCGCCGCCGTACTCCTTCGGCCAGCCGAGGCCGAGCTTGCGGTCACGGCCGAGGCGGCGGCAGTGCTCCATGTACGCCTCGCCGAACGGGTCCTCGGCGATCCTGCGGCGTTCGTCGCCGGTGAGGCAGTTCTGGAAGTACTCGCGCAGCCCGTCGCGGATCCTGCGCTGGTCGGGGGTCAGGTCGATCAGCATCAGACGAGCGCTCCGATCAGGTCGAGCTGGGCGTCCTGGCCGCCGAGCAGGTGTGACAGGTGCTTGGCCTGGGCGAAGTACCGGTGCAGCGGGTAGGTCACGTCGAGGCCGAGGCCGCCGTGCAGGTGCTGGCAGGTGTAGAGGGCGCGGAACGCCTCCCCCACGTGGAAGGCCGCGACGGCCAGGTCCTCCTCGGCCGGCAGTCCCTCGCCGAGCCGCCAGGCCGCCGACCACATCGCGACGTCGAGCGCCCGCCCGGCGACGTACACGTCGGCGATCTGCATGGTCACCGCCTGGAACTCGGCCAGGGCCCGGCCGAACTGCCTCCTGGTCTTGATGTAGTCGGTGGTGAGCTGGAGCGCCCCGGCCAGGACGCCGCCGGCCTGGGCGGCCACGGCGACCGTGAAGAGCTGCCGGGCCGCGGTGACGGCCTCGGCGCCCGACACCCGCTCGGCCGGTGTCCTGTCGAGCACCACGCTGGCGGCCGGCTCGCCGGTGGAGGTGAACTCGGGGCTCGCCTCGGGGTGCTCGACGAGGAAGACGCCGGCGTCCGCGGTGACGAGGGCCGGGCCGTCGAGCCACGGCACCTGGGTCTTCCTGCCGGTGAGCACCCAGCCCCCGGCCGTCCGGTCGGCCCTGGTGGCGGGCGCGTCGGCGAGCGCCCGGCCCGGCTCCCGCAGGGCGAGCACGGCCTCCGGATGCGGGGGGCGGGTGCCGTACCGGCTGAGGAACAGCGAGCTCACCAGGACGGGCAGCGCGCGGACGGCCACGGCGCGGGCGCCCACCTCGCGCAGCACGACCGCCATCTCGACGGGCCCCAGCCCGGCGCCGCCCGCCTCCTCCGGCGCGCACACGGACAGCAGGCCCGCCTCGCGCAGCCTGTCCTCGCCCGCGTCCTTGGCGAGCAGGTCGGCGGCCAGGTCCCGCAGGTCGCGCTGGGTCTCGTCCAGACTGAAATCCATCAAGCCTCCAGTAGGTGTGCCCGGCCGTTGCCGGCGAACTCGGCCTCGATCGCGTTGACGTCCTCCTCGCCCAGGGGCCGCCAGGTCGTGCCGGTGCGCCGCCAGACCGGGTCGGTGGTGCGCCACGCCTCGCGGGCCAGGTCGCGTTTGACGACCTTGTGCGAGGGGGTCTGCGGCAACGCCGTACAGATGCGGATATATCGGGGTACGGCCTTGACGCCGAGATCGCGGCGGGAGGCGAGGAACGCGGCGAAGGCGTCGGCCGAGAACGGCCCGGCCAGGACGAGCGCCGCCATGACCTGGTCCCCGGCCACCGCGTCCGGCACCGGGTAGACCGCCGCCTCGACGACCCCGGCGAACTCGCGCAGGGCCGCCTCGATCGGGGCGACCGCCAGGTTCTCCCCGTCCACCCGCAGCCGCTCGGTGCCGCGCCCGGCGAAGAACACGTGGCCCGCGGCGTCGGCGTAGGCCAGGTCGCCGGACCAGAAGGCGCCGTCGCGGACCCGCTCGGCGTCCGCCTCGGGGTCGTTGTAGTAGCCGTCGAACAGGCCGGCGCCCCGCACGTTGACCAGCTCGCCGATCGCCTCGCCGGGGTTGGCCAGCCGGCCGTCCTCGATCCGCGCCGCGGGGCAGCGCTCACCGGTCGCCGGGTCGCGGATCTCGACGCCCTCGGGCAGCCGGCCGAGGCAGCCCGGCGGCCCGGCCGGGTCGGGGGTCAGTGCGATCGCCGTCTCCGTGGAGCCGAACGCGTCGATCACGTGGCAGCCGAACCGCTCGCCGAACCTCCGGACGGCTGTGGCGCTGCCCTCGTTGCCGAAGGCGATCCGCAGCGGGTTGGCGGCGTCGTCCGGGTGCGGCGGGGTGGCCAGCACGTACGAGAGCGCCTTGCCGACGTAGTGCAGGTAGGTGCAGCCGTACCGCCGGACGTCCGGGAGCAGCCCCGACGCCGAGAACCTGCGCCGCAGCGCCAGCGCGGCGCCCGAGGCGAGCGCAGGGGCGTAGGCCGCCATCAGCGCGCCGGAGTGGAACAGCGGCATCGAGCAGTAGACGACGTCCGCGGGCGTGAGCAGCGCGGCCAGGCTGCGGCCGGGCACCGCGAGCTTGCGCTGGGTGATCCGCACCGCCCGGGGGCGGCCCGAGGTGCCCGAGGTGAAGATCAGCATCACCAGGTCGCCCGGCTCGGCGGTCCGGGTGGCCGGCGCGGGCTCGCCGGCGGCCCCGCCCAGGGGCAGGCACTCCATCCCCAGGTCCGCGGCCAGCGAACGGGCCGTCTCCTCGTACGGGTCGTCGAAGAGCAGCAGGGCGACGTCCGTGGCGGCGGCGTCGCGGGCCAGTTCGGCGGGTGAACGGGTGGGGTTCAGCGCGACGACCACGTGGCCGGCGAGTGCCGCCCCGCCGACGAGGAAGAGCAGCTCGGGCACGTTGTCGCAGAGCACGCCCACGTGCAGGGGCCCGCCGGGGGTCCGGGCGTCGAGCCAGGTGGCGGCGGCGCGGGCGGCCTCGACGTGATCGTGCCACGACCAGACCCGGTCCCCGGCGTACAGGCCGGGACGTTCGTCGCCGGTGCGGGCGAGCAGGAGGGCGGCGAGCGTGTCCCCGGTCATCACCCCTCCACCAAGCGCTCGGTCAACCGAATCGCAAACTAGAACAGATTCTAGTAGTTGTCCAGTGAGCCCCCGAAACGACAAGTCTGGATATATGCGTGTAACGCCGAAGACATGGGCTTATACAGACTCTTTGTTAACCGGTGAGTAACAAGCCGTGACGTCACGAAATCAGATAACGTGTTCTTATGCGTACTCCGCACGCGGCCGTCACCGCGCCCCCCAGCGACACCGAGGGGACCATGGAGAGCCACCCCACGTCCGGCGGGCACAGCGTCCGTACGCGTAGCCAGCACCAGCGCCGCAAGCGCATCGTCCAGGCCGCGGCCGCCCTCGCCTCGCGCGGCGGCGTCGAGGCGATGCAGATGCGCACCGTCGCCGAGCGGGCGGGCGT
This Nonomuraea muscovyensis DNA region includes the following protein-coding sequences:
- a CDS encoding ABC transporter permease, translated to MTWLSDFFGDPANWSGPGGIPMRLLEHLEFSALALLLATLIALPLGLLIGHTGRGGLIVVVSANLSRALPTLGLLVMFVLLLGTASIWPVIIPLVLLSVPPILVNTFEGIRGVDPELRDAAYGMGLRGGQVLLRVLVPVALPLILLGLRLSAIQVVATTTVAAYTGLGGLGRFVIDGFATKDYASVVGGSLLIVLFALVVQLGFTLAQRVTVSPGVSRRLKTR
- a CDS encoding acyl-CoA dehydrogenase family protein; translated protein: MDFSLDETQRDLRDLAADLLAKDAGEDRLREAGLLSVCAPEEAGGAGLGPVEMAVVLREVGARAVAVRALPVLVSSLFLSRYGTRPPHPEAVLALREPGRALADAPATRADRTAGGWVLTGRKTQVPWLDGPALVTADAGVFLVEHPEASPEFTSTGEPAASVVLDRTPAERVSGAEAVTAARQLFTVAVAAQAGGVLAGALQLTTDYIKTRRQFGRALAEFQAVTMQIADVYVAGRALDVAMWSAAWRLGEGLPAEEDLAVAAFHVGEAFRALYTCQHLHGGLGLDVTYPLHRYFAQAKHLSHLLGGQDAQLDLIGALV
- a CDS encoding acyl-CoA dehydrogenase family protein: MLIDLTPDQRRIRDGLREYFQNCLTGDERRRIAEDPFGEAYMEHCRRLGRDRKLGLGWPKEYGGAGYGPLEQQIFANEIARANVPYPLITLQTVGPTLMQYGTKEQKETFLPRILAGECHFAIGYSEPEAGTDLAALRTTAVLDGDHYVVNGQKIFTSGAHYAQYIWLAARTDPGAKKHKGITMMIASTDDPGFSWTPIVTMDGRHHTNATYYSDVRVPVDMVVGEVDKGWDLIVNQLNHERVTLGPAGNLGQTYDRFLAWARRTGTADEPDVRRALGRVRAYFRTNELLNWQVAANMDLGWLGAPDASATKIYGSERTQEIGRLVGDILARYGDPSDPETAELLERFDHGVKGGVVLTFGGGVNEVQRELIAMLGLGLPRPPR
- a CDS encoding ABC transporter ATP-binding protein — protein: MITFDAVTKRYPDGTVAVDELSLDAPTGEITVFVGPSGCGKTTSLRMINRMIDATEGDILLDGKPVREIDPPTLRRGIGYVIQQAGLFPHRKIVDNIATVPRLLGWDRRKAHDRAMELLERVGLDSAMAERYPFQLSGGQQQRVGVARALAADPPVLLMDEPFSAVDPIVRTSLQDELLRLQAELHKTIVFVTHDIDEAIKLGDRVAVLRVGGRLAQLADPKTLLAEPVDDFVREFLGHDRGIRRLQFVSTDGLRLRTDLTVPEGYEGGRSEPWLLVVTADGRPVGWVPGDGRGEPQPFGTFRPGHDSMRAALDATLLSPSGCAVAVDEDGRALGVATREDLDAALAATLADGGPHASPERPHE
- a CDS encoding AMP-binding protein, giving the protein MTGDTLAALLLARTGDERPGLYAGDRVWSWHDHVEAARAAATWLDARTPGGPLHVGVLCDNVPELLFLVGGAALAGHVVVALNPTRSPAELARDAAATDVALLLFDDPYEETARSLAADLGMECLPLGGAAGEPAPATRTAEPGDLVMLIFTSGTSGRPRAVRITQRKLAVPGRSLAALLTPADVVYCSMPLFHSGALMAAYAPALASGAALALRRRFSASGLLPDVRRYGCTYLHYVGKALSYVLATPPHPDDAANPLRIAFGNEGSATAVRRFGERFGCHVIDAFGSTETAIALTPDPAGPPGCLGRLPEGVEIRDPATGERCPAARIEDGRLANPGEAIGELVNVRGAGLFDGYYNDPEADAERVRDGAFWSGDLAYADAAGHVFFAGRGTERLRVDGENLAVAPIEAALREFAGVVEAAVYPVPDAVAGDQVMAALVLAGPFSADAFAAFLASRRDLGVKAVPRYIRICTALPQTPSHKVVKRDLAREAWRTTDPVWRRTGTTWRPLGEEDVNAIEAEFAGNGRAHLLEA
- a CDS encoding bifunctional MaoC family dehydratase N-terminal/OB-fold nucleic acid binding domain-containing protein → MTGTGTNAGESAAESAAKSAAKSAAKSAAKSAAESADEELRELADKQAALGEVRGTPAADPVNAPMIRHWLDAMGDANPAYLDRGVAPPAMAQVWTMQGVRPRGGKDGTPVDDVLTALEARGYTGVVATNCEQTYHRYARLGERLTPATRFAGLAGPKRTALGEGYFATWNVTWYADGDEPVAEMMFRVLKFRPRTRAAAAPAERREPYPLRPAVNGDTAFFWEGVRRGELRIQSCAGCGRLRHPPGPICPHCRSADRSYVTAAGDGTVYSYVVHHHPPVPGRPTPFAVAVVELPEGVRIVGNVVDCPPGEVRIGMAVRVTYRAMDDELTLPLWAPRES
- a CDS encoding sigma factor-like helix-turn-helix DNA-binding protein encodes the protein MTQPLTGERSRAESLAELYDRHAAGLFAYSADQLGDLGSATDVLATVLTGAAASAPPRAALYGYARREIRRRDVVYAPPAADPLTDPASALVERALRELRPHQREVLVLSEVCGLDRAELAWALDVAPDTAQELLMNAAHRYRRLLAAALSATVGRAPRPVADVYGALQVAPLRDVLGRLPWPTPPAALRVRFAGSRTAGAAPLFVRPRWPVPPEWPLPLNDVRDPATTTGVFPAELLAPPAPGHRAAHEATTAPMPKVRDPLAPTDTGRPGGRAAGGGTWSWQEFSTGAWQPFPATTPGPHTAPGGPSARPGGLFSAPGDPPAPVEPGEQPFYLPRSVPADVLDDEPETQELPAITDAPSPGHSGSVAHRLGSLFTPREQAASRQRAAEPVYRMPSTPAPTAPQHRTSSRDFAAARDLVRPQDLPVSRSLAPSRYFSPSPDGSVPSEAASGGKAERRSAMSRLMDSRTTRRRAAEPASDLDGSGRDGSAARVRPDSRLPFAAPAGGPDSQLPGAAPAGRSASSAAGGQAGGAERGGHATGVAEADASKAGADGREAEADARKAEADARKAEADARKAAAADRWAGAFEAPARRSAARSATKQSAKQSSKQAVKPARPARKGGAAPRGRKPRKDRHHDWAWEAIGFLVCVAIAMVVFFAMPTVFGF
- a CDS encoding ABC transporter permease, giving the protein MNDGPPTIWEWIARNWDTGRVGSVKDLLGDHLVMSLVPIVAGLLLALPLGLASVRWRWLYQPTAGIFNIIYALPSLPIFMLLISVTGLSKTTVIIPLTFYAMAVLIPAVVDGLGSVPDHVRQSAVAMGFTPLRRLVQVELPIATPVVLAGLRVVAVSSISLVSVGALIGQGGLGMLFTRAYQNPFMPPVVVGIVLIVALALVADGLLVLAQRLLTPWVRARRTS
- a CDS encoding lipid-transfer protein — protein: MLKSQAAIAGIGATEFSKDSGRSELRLAAEAVFAALDDAGLDPAEVDGMVTFTQDTNQEIAVAREIGAGELTFFSRVEYGGGAACGTVAHAAMAVATGTARTVVCYRAFNERSGRRFGQPDARLGGQPTSQGLEMSWHVPFGLMTPAGWVAMFARRYMHAYGVTSEDFGRVAVAMRRHAATNPAAWFHRRPLTLEEHQASRWIVEPLHLYDCCQESDGAVALVVTSAERARDLRRSPAVIKAAAQGAGEGQMMMTSYYRDDMSGLPEMSVVGRRLWELSGLGPGDVQTAILYDHFTPFVLAQLEELGFCGRGEAAGFVRDGGIELGGRLPVNPNGGQLGEAYIHGMNGIAEAVRQVRGTSVNQVPGVRNVLVTAGTGVPTSGLVLSAG
- a CDS encoding MaoC/PaaZ C-terminal domain-containing protein, with translation MRTPTGDDVAAGAVLPELTIDLTPTLVVSTALATMDFTPVHHDVEGARAQGSKDIFLNILTTMGLVERYVTDWTGPEAIIRRIDVRLGVPAYAGDRLSLTGTVVAREGPDVTAEVRGRVSLGDHATAVVTFTFP